AACTCTGAAACTAAAATCCAATCCTTGAACTGCCGCATGAAACAATTTCTAGTAGGCAAGTGTAATTCTGGTAACTGCCAAAAAAACAACAGCAGGTACTGGAACTGGAAAGATGAATATTGAATTTTCACATGGAGTTCACACATCTTGAGTTCTCTGGAATATAATTACACGCCTCACACAGCACAGTACGTGGCAAACTGCGTGCTTTCTCAGCACTCTATGTGATGAACCTTGAAGACTAACAAAGATCAGAGCTTATGAATGCATACGCATTTTCTTGTTCGATGCACGGATGGACTATTCCTTAGACATTATCATTAGCTATCAGCTACTCTGGCCTTCCTTGACAGTGAGCACTGAACGCACTGGCCAGAAAAAAATGCCTGCCTTTCTTAATGTTGCCAAATACTGGAATGGTAACATTTGGCTCTACCTTGATGTTGGGATTTAAAAGGTGCAAAGCAAATTAAATATTTTGCACCTCATTTTTAGGCACCTTGACAGGAAGCCACATACCATATGAACGCTGGGAAACAAAGGGCTAAATGGTTTCACTTAAGAAATCTAAACAACTAAACTACAATGTCATAAGCCACATCTCAAGATGCAATGGAACAGGAGAGATCCCGTTAAAACTATATTCAGCAGATACGCTTGCCACCAACCTCAAGGCTTAGACCAGAaatgtttatgaaaaaaaaaaactgtcaagcACAGCACGATAGCTCAATAAATGCTTCTACAAGCTTGGAGCCAGTTGCATGATGGGACATCTGGTGGCTGGAATGACAACTGTGCCTGTACACAGGTGATTTGTTCCATGCTGCCAGTTATCACTAAAAAGCAAGTTATTGTTTGTAGGCATGTGCAGATGCTATAAAAGGCACCTGCTGGTTTGCTTCACCACCTTTCTAACAATATGATGCACCTCTGGAAGCTGCTTCTCTGCCAAGCCACTAGATGGCATTTCCATCAGTATGGCCTAGCTTACATAACATTACCTCCTTGTCTGCTCATGCTAATCAGCAAGTTTGTCTCCCAAGTGCTTTCGCTCTGAATTTCAGCAAAGAAGCAAACGGATATTCACATTATATTAGCACAACGGTTCATGCACCTGGCAGTAAATGAATATAGGATGCGCCTTGTATATAGGCATACCAAGTTTTCAGGTAAAATTGGTTTTCTTGTGCTCATAATGGTGTTCAAGACATTAGGAATGACATAATGGAGAAAATATGCTCCACTATGCTTTAGATACTATTGCATAGCACTTTTCTCTGCCAAGAATTTCAGATTTCCACAAGCAGTGGCATCTTCCACTAGTGAAGTATGCTTACTAGAATGTGCCATATTTGCTGCAAACTTTTGAACAGCCACAATCTATGCGCGCCAATGGAGACAATGAAGCAGCGAATGCGCCACTGTTCAGTGAGCAAATGTGACTTTTCCTCCTTTTGTGTATTACTAAAATTCAATTGAGCTTTATCTTCTCCAGTTCTATCGTTCCTGAGACTCTGTACACCATTATCAGTAAGAACTAGGACCTGAGAACTTGGTGTCCCTATTTCATAAAAGAAAAGCCTCTCATAACAGCTAACCTACAAAACCTGTGCTTCACAAGCAGCTGGTTACACAACTGACAGGTACATCAGTAAACATGGACAAGTCCAAATCAGACACTGGCACGAGCACCACTAGCACATTATGCATGCCTATGTACGCATGTATGTATTATCACGCTACAACAATGTTCAATCATAGCTGCTTGCAAAAGGTGTATAAGAGAAACTCTTATAGCAACGCTAGCTCTGAAAACTGCAGCTGCCTTTGACAGCACGTGTACACGATAGGACATGGACAATTAGCGCTACACGTCAAAATGGCTGACCCAAGGATGACAGCAATATGATTTCTCAGTTATCTCTATCACAGATAACACCAACACTTCTCCACGTAAACAGGAAGAGCTAAGCTCGCTGAATTAGAGCCTGCTGCAAGCACATAACTGTGGCTGTAGGACTTGTAAGGAATAAAAAGTAGCCTTACTATCTGTCAGGGTGATGACAGATTATCAAATACTGTCAGTACATTGCTATGTTCCATGTAAAAAAATTCAGTCCCAGGAGCAGGTAAAAGGACTTCTTTTTTGTGGACACGCTATTGCAGGTTTATTTAGAAGCTGCTTAAGGATGGGAAAAAAAGGACAGAAATCAGATTTGGACACACTCAGAATGTCAACACAAATGTGAGATCAATGTATAAAATATTAACAGTTAATGAGGTGCTATTGCTTGCAGTTAATGGAGTGCTATTGCTGGCCTAAAATATGACAGAACTCACAAAAGAATAATGCCCAAATTTTTGTAGAGGCCCCTAATTAGTATATGCCTGCTTGGCCACAGCAAACAATATCTTGACAAAAGAACAGAAAAGCAGTGCCACTGCTGAAGCCGAATAAGTGATCTCTAGCAGAACACCACCAACAATTTTAAGCATCTTCAATAGACATTTTAAACTAGCACCAATATATAAGTAACTACAGGTGTAAACTAAACGGCACGGTAATAATTAAGTTTGAGCTCAACTAAGCAAGAAGTACAACAGCGAGCATTATGTTTGGTTTAATAACAGTCTTTAAAACAGATGTTGATCACTTAGCAATGCGTATAACGAAAATCCTTTACTGTTCCAGGGCTACCCAGCAGTtttcatggtttggtttggttgaaCATATAGAAGTCTGGTAGAGCATGTAGAGCCTTCCATGCAGTGAATTGAACCAGACCAAGAAATGAGTAATTAAATAACAAACACTGCAATGTGCACCACTGAACACACTGAGATTTACTACGGAactgtcaaaaactcctcgtgaGCTGTGCCTTCCACTACAAATAGCACCATACAATTCACTGAGTAAAGTTATGTTAAAGATGCCACGTGCTAAAAGGAGAAATTGCTCCCACTGTGAGTTAACGCCGCGTGATGCACAGCTAATGAACTAGGTTCTTTGCATTGAATGCTGCATCAATAAAATTGAAGCATTATTGCTGTTTCATGCAATCAGCCTACATGGATAGGGTTTCTCATTCACTGCCAATCATTGAACAAGGAGTCTGTCGCTGCAATGCACCCTTTTTTTACCAACAAGCTGTTCATGACCACACATTGATGGCATGTCACTGCCATAGCTGCGATGCTATTTGAATAGTAGCTGATAATCCAACCACAGTCAAGCTGCAGACAGAGTCATTACTGACGATGAGTGCATAAGCTGAGATGAATCTCCACTTACACAGTAAATTATTACAAACAACACACACATGCGTATAGTAACCCACACAGCACAATTATTAATATCGCATCGTCATTAGAGGGCCTGTCAAGTTCTCCAGAATACACCTTACATAAAACTCACAATATTACATGGCAGTTGAATCAAGCTACAAAAGAAGTGAATGGCACACTCCCACATTTGGTACAGTTTTCTACCAatgaaaaacaaacaataaaaacacAAATAACAAACACGGAGCGCATAGAAAACTTATGCAGGTACAACATTATATGGGCAAGGGATGCTTCCTAACAACCAGGTAATGAAAAACAATAGTGTGTATTAAAATCAATTAAACAATTGTCTGCAGGAGAAGCCAGGCAAGAGGAATACTGAGCTATGTACGTGGACTCTCAGAGGATTTTTTTTAAGAAAACATGAACAGAAACTAAATTTAATTATGAACGAAGCAGCCACAGCATTTAGAGCTGTAAGAATCAATTTGGCACTTTcagatcgcaaaaaaaaaataaaaagaaaacagcaagacGGAAGGGTGTCCAAACTCCAGGCTAAAAACCTACACACGAACAGCTAAGCAGGAGTTCTCCAGGTCATGTTGACTGGCGTTTCTAAATTAAGGTGAGCGTGGATAAAAAATCAGTTCCTGCATCTCATTAACCCTTTCAGATGCTGCCCACCATTTCTACAAAAAAATTTGCTTTGCTGCTTAAATACTTTATGCAGGCCTAATGAAAGCCGACTggcttatttatttttaaaacgaCACACCCATTGTTAACTTTGTACAAATAATGTACACAAGTGAGTAAAAAGCTCCAAGATGGCTGCGAAATTGTAACATTCTCGTGATGAAGAAAATAGAAACTAAAAGGATCATGCAGTCATCCTGAACATTTATCCTGTTTCAatcacttctattttttttttcatagcagcAGAGAATACGAGGAAACTTAAAATGAAATGGTGTGACAAAATCGTACTGCATGACTATGTTGATGCAGGTGCTGCTACCAAGCTCACTGTTCAAAGAAATACTATCTACTGCACTTGCTAGCtatcatgaaaaagaaaacatttcggtTATGATAACAGTGTTGAATTCATTTGAAAGAGAGATTGCTTGTTTGACGTAGCACTCGAAGAAAAAGCTACGAGTGTGCTATGCACGCCACTTTGTCTGAAAGGGTTAAAGTGAGCCAACACAGAAAGAAAATTGTCTTAAGAGGAGGTGAAAACCTGCAGAAAAACATTTATGCTACACAATACACTAACAGCAAAGGTGGTACAACGAACTTTTATGCTCATATAACAGGCACAAGCATCATAGCTATACTAAGAAAACATGGGCGAATTACAACTATGTTTTAACCACAAAAAAACGCAAAACATGCCACTGTCTCGTAGCTAAAATCTTACGTGGGTTGCAGCTGGGAGTATTTAATGACCTACATGAAACCACAAGCATAGCCCCCAGGTTTCATCTCAAACGAGTCAACAGAGTAACAACAATCAATGATCTGCCCCAAATCCAACCTGTCATCTAATCCATCAAGATCATCCGTGTAATAAATAAGAAAACTATGATGGAATCAAAGCTGCTAGCATCCCACTCACGTTGCAGATCATGCCTGGATAACGTGAAAAAAGCAATAGCTCGAACAGGGCTTGCAGGCGATTAGGTTTTGTTTCAAAACCTGCAACACAAGCATTTGTGACACAAACAAATTGGCAACAGCACCAATATCCACACCGAAAACTTCTGACCCCGTCTGACTAAGCCAGCCACCAAAACTAACAACCTTGCTTAGCCAGCCTTCGGCAAGTCAAGGGATGATGAGAAAACTTGAGTTCGCCATCTAAGACATGTTCACCCGTTCCAAACGCCACGGCAGTGCAGACAAGAGTAGTGCAGCTGGGTCAGTACAATATGATTCTGCACAAATTATATATTACATTTTTGTGCTTCACACTCTTCAGCCAGTGGCAAAGGGCAGAAAatacaaaaatgaaataaaacttgtttcaaatttgCAATAATATTATACTAGCCCTGATGTCAGTCAAGGCACTCGCTGACTAGCTACTGTGACCTTTCGTCTCAAAAGCTAGAAAAAGGGGTGCGTACCTCAACAATCGAGCTTGTCGACTATTAGTAAGGCATTACCAGCATCATAACAGTAATGTTGGTAATTGCGATCAACTGGACACTCCTAAAACCTATGGATGGTAGACCTAACGTCCTGTGCTAAAAGTATCGTCTACCGCACATAACCAGCATCAATGAAATAGCGTGTGAATTCATCCAGTTGGCAACCTTGGGCATCTCTGGACATTTTGATTTATACTTCTCAGACCTAGACCTCATTTAGTTGCAACAAACCACTTTTCAAATTATGCACCGGGAAAAAACACTTATAAAACCGCTAGGAACACGAGAACAAAAACTGAGACCAGGTCCCAACCAGCAGATGGCGGCACAAATGACCCATAGATGACATCAAAAAAGTATTGGCAAAACTGCTGTGCACACGTTGAATGGCTAAATTGGTGACATAAGCGATAACCCCATGCTTAAAACATCTTAAATTACTGAAAACAAGCTCGACTTATTTTTCCTCTGCAAGCATATAGTGAGTATCAATGGGTGGATAGCCTGTAAAGTCACAAACGCAGGACTTCTCAGAGGAATTGCCCCAAATGAGGTGAAAAAAGGGAAACTTTCAAATCTATTTGTACTGAAACAAAAGATTCTGTGACTGCAAAATCATACTGACCGTCCGGTGCAAAACACACACGGTCTGGAAACAGGAATGGGACGGACTGGCACCTGTCTCCTGTCCCCTTGTGTTTCGAGTCATGTAGTCAATACGACCATTGACCAACTAGCCTGAACCAGACTTTTTATCTGGCCCCGAAAATAGGAGTAAAAGATCAGGAGATTTAAGGAGAGCCTTAGTAAAAGTTTCGGTAAAATATGTGCACCAAAAAAAGCCTCCAGAGTTGTCCTTCAAAAGAGTAACAGAAGAGCAGGAAAGAACACGTTACCAACCAAACAAGCGTCTATGGACATAACGTAGCAAAGGCAGTGGTAAATGAGTCAGACaagttgtagaaaaaaaaaaaagctggctcTGAAATGACCACTCAGCAGACCTGTGAGAAAAACTGCAGTATCTGGAATCCAAATTTCAGACATCGTCAGAAGCAGCTGCAGTCACATGAAACTGGATCCGCCAACACCAGAAGCTGAGTTTTAACAATGTCACAGGAAAAACCGCCACCAATAAAAATTTGTTACAGAAATCTTGTGTTCACAGACAACTGAAAAATCTCAAGGCACACAAAGCACACAGCTGCAGAGGTGTCGTAATATGTAATCTAGCAAATACAACTTACTGCTGTTTGCACATGAAGCTAATGCGATATGAAGAGGACCAAATACACATTTAATGCTTCCTCAATAAACAAACAAGGCTACAGATAAGGTGTCATGGCTGTAaattataataaaaaggaaagattCAACATATAGAGGGTGCCAGACTAGTTTCCCGCATGCGTACATCAAAATAAAAGTTCACATCAGCGGCTGAGTGCTTCCAACGCCTGGAATGTTAGTAACATTCCAACTATGTCGGACAGTTGGAATGGGTTATAGAATCTTTCGGCAGCTGCTTCTTCACTATCACTTGAAATAGAACTACTGAAGCTTTTAAAAAGCCCAGGAGCTTAGGACAACCCATGGTAGTTGGGGCAACATCACCATTTTTCATGTTTATAAACCACACCGCTCTTTAAAATCTAGATTGAAACCAAAACTTGTACCCTGCACTAAGAACTCTAGGCTAAGTGCAGTGCTTTAACACCAGGCAATGAGTAAATCAGTGAATGCATACCTCAGAGGCACGTATCCATGACATGTGCCCACGGCACATAACCGGTCGCCCAACACCGATCTAAGCTGGCATCAACGCCAGCATTGGGCTGCTACGAGGCCTCTCAGCCAAGCTTCTTCACAGAACTTTTGGCTCTTTTGTGGATGACTACCGAAAGCTTTCTTTGTTGACCACTAGGCTTCCTGATGACCGACTCACTTCACAGTCGAGGTCAATTTGGTGGAGTGCGTTGCCCCAGGTGGCATGCTCCTTGTCCTTCTCCTTGTAAAATTTGACTTGCAAGTTGAACATGAGCTCGCCAAGGTCGAGTATCTAGAAATGCAACAGGTGAAATTGAGAAAAGAAGCTATCAACTTCCACCAACCCACTGGCAGTGGAGTAGCCTTCAttcattaaagggaagctgaagcacttttcgtaaaaattgagttccatgcggcattttatagtttttagtccactgaaaaagaatatcgcattcaAAAAGGATGGAAATAAaggcaaaaagctgtttttggaagaaaacgggcaccagcgtctcagggcgccgagcgaacgccgcgaatggccgggatcgtcgtgacgtcatctacggggatctctggccagcaccgactgtgttgctgcgtagcgcgttgcttcagctggcttgagaactgcattttgcaaattatggatccgttgttcaccaaagcgcgggccaaaaagcagcaagcaaagcaggacggctggcagactacccgtgaatggcgtcacttccgccagttttGTCCCCCCtttcggcgcttccggaagcgaagagggcgtgtcggcagtgggtttttaacaagcgattgcggctcattttgcaaacagaatcgagaaaaaatttacacacatgattttcaaagtcccttcttcccaaccacagtgtttcatgcaatttgaaagccgtttcagcttccctttaagctaCTTGCTGTAGAGGAAAGCAAAGTAGCTTTCTTGAAAATACAGTGACCTCTGATGCGAGGCCTAGAACAAGGGCCGCTGTAACTAAAGCTGCCATCGCATCGTGAAAGCACTGCCACAAGACTAGCTGGTCGCAGTGCAATGCTAGACCACTCAGaaagttaaaacaaaaaaggcaaggCATGCGACTTCACGGCAAAGCAGACCAAATTGTTTCTTAGATATCTGCAAACTAAATTGCTCATAATTAGCATCAAGAGTGCTAGTTTCAAGTACAATCGCAGCTTTAAAGAGCGACACACAAAGTAAATTAGTATATATATTTCATGGCAGCACTCACTAGGAAATTTCTACTTCATGCCATATTTATGATATAATGCAGAGAATTAAATTTCTcaataacagaaaaaaattgtcaaagaaaatgcgAGCCATATTTATTCCTATATAATGCAAAGCACTTGGTCACTTAAACAGCTACTAGGGTTCAAGCAGTTCCTACATTGAGTACTTGAgtgttttattattgtttttattattattgctcacATGAAACAAGAGACCAGCGAAATGTCCTTCCTGCTTGAACCCTACAACACATACACAGAACTGGCCACATGACAGCAGGAGCATATGATACAAACAATTCCTTTCATACATCTTTCGTAGTACGTTCCTCCTGGACATGAAGTTCTTATCTTACCACTAAAAATAGCCTTAGTTTTTGTTACACTCTTGAAACACTGTAAGGATAAACAAGgagtcaccaaaaaaaaaaattaaaattggcttTGTTTTAATTCTGCCTACTTTAGCAAGTTTTCACTGAGGTTTGCCATAACTGCCCCTCACCAGATGATGTTTCACCTAAGTAAACATAAAGCCGATCTCTGACATCAGAGTCAATTCATTTTTCAGCTCTTGAACTTGAGAACAGACAGCCAGTTGTTTCATGAACATTACACTCGGGGAACATAGAAATCAACAAAAACATCCATAATCTTGTATAACtagagctgcttttttttttcctaatttaaCCATCTAATTTAGAACACTGCTTTCAGACTCATTTGTATAATTTAAGAGCTGAATTTCTCTTTCAGAGTTATCTGTATAATTTTAGAGCTGAATTCCTCTTTCCGATTTATTTCTATAACTTTAGAGCTGAATTTCTCACACACCTTATTTTCTGAAAGTACTTTGGTACACAGGTTACAGAGGCAAATCGTGctagttttttttattatctATAAAGCTTTATGCAATCtcatttgcagtgcttgtttaTGCATAGGCATAAACTAAGTAAACTGATGCAATGCATGCCTATAGAATATTATTACCTATAACTATTCAACAGTACATGCCGTTTGCTTTTCTCCTGTTCCATATCTTTTGTTGACTGTATGCAAGACACGCTCAACAAGGAACATGTGACTCAATGCAAGCTAGGCAAAACCGTGACTCACCTGTAGTGCAAGCGGGATTTTGTCCCGCTTACCGTTCTTTGTGACGCTTACCCCAAGGCTTGACCATGTAACGCAGTAAGTTGAAGAGGAGTGGTCCCGCGACTTCTCCTTGGGAGAGTAGCGCGACCCCATAAGCGATACATTCCTGGGTACAGTTTTAAAtagcaacagaaaaaaagaataagcatcatccaaaataacatgcgtaGTGCACATAACAGTTTACGTAAAACGCCTGCTGAATATAACAACAGGCTTTAGTGCTTCAACATGAAAGTCTTGTGGGATTATGCTTCAAAATTCAGCCTTCTTGCATGTCAGTCAAAAAGGTTCATGAACGAAATTTACTGCTCTTCACTGAACAAATTAATATACCTTACCCAGTAGTCATGATGTCCTCCCCTGCGAAAATTCTTTCCCTTCATATGCCAATCAATGCAATCAATTATTATGACAGTTAGGTtcagtaataaacatacaaaTAAATGCATCACCTTTTCATTACACTCCCATATACAACTGCACCGTTTTCATTATGATATACATAATCCAAGGTGTCTATATCAATCATCATGTTAAAACGATTCACGTCAGGTTCTCTTCAACTTCTAAGACAACCACTAACCGACCTCTGAACTTGCCGCATCCATTTATGGAAAGTGGGAAATAAATCGATTAAAACGTCCACAACTTTTGGCCTTCAGTCCTCTACATCATGTCCCagctaaaaatttaaaaaaaattcattcaaACTAGAACACATCTGAATATATACAGAAAGCATCGTCATTAATTTCAGCTTATATGAATTCATCTTGAATAGTGTGTTGTGTGCAACCTGCCTGAGGCGCCCAAAATGCTTCAACAACGTACAAGTGGACTTTTCTGACCAGAGTGAGAAGCGTAGAGGAGCAAAAGAACACTGCCATTTTAACACGACTGCTAGTCAGTGGGCTCATTTAGCAGCCCAAGAACAAAGGCACAGGGCAAAGAAAGTAAGACAATTCGCTGCAATTACCACAAAAATTTATTTCGAAAGACGCAAGTTTATACACGCCTACAGAAAGAGAAAATCGCCCACTAATACTAAAGCAGAAAGccatatttcatcatcatcagcctgacaacgcccactccaaggcaaaggcctctcccatgtctctcaaattaaccctgttctttgccagctgcacccatccTTGCCCCTCAATAAAAAGAGACACTTAATCACAGCCAATTAAATGAAATTCCATCCTTGCCCCTCAATAAAAAGAGACACTTAATCACAGCCAATTAAATAAAATTCCTCGTGCGATAAGAAGTCCAAAGGCTGAGTGACAAActgaaaaccttttttttttttttttcagtgaagaaaGCTCCCTTTAGTAGTCTTCTTATCACCGGGAGAATTTCAATTCACTGGCTGGGCTTGGCAACTCCATATTAGTGAGGAATAAGGGTGTTTTCTGTCTCTCTTATTGGCGGgcattttcctttcctaaatATGTATACAAACTTTAGTctttttcaaagaattttattgaCTCTAAGTGAAACATTCTGTtagtcttccatttttttttcctgtgttcttCACAGAAAGTTACTAAGCCATTTGCTAAAGCATAAAATTGCTGTTAGGTCTATGCATCAAAAAAGTACTTGTAAAATTCTGTGCTAAAAAAATAAACGACCAATTTAtgcacacaatttttttcattacaaAGTCATAAAAGAGCTCCCTAATAGCCCACAACAATGCGCATGCCGAGAGGCAATTTGCAATGACGGCTGAAGTCTCAACAAACAACTGAAAACATACT
The genomic region above belongs to Amblyomma americanum isolate KBUSLIRL-KWMA chromosome 9, ASM5285725v1, whole genome shotgun sequence and contains:
- the LOC144104113 gene encoding CB1 cannabinoid receptor-interacting protein 1-like; the protein is MGDESNRSFKVVLTLQREGNNHSDVHYKVDGTRFGSESTIKLNVETAYTLTLCFRPAQTLENVSLMGSRYSPKEKSRDHSSSTYCVTWSSLGVSVTKNGKRDKIPLALQILDLGELMFNLQVKFYKEKDKEHATWGNALHQIDLDCEVSRSSGSLVVNKESFR